The genomic segment GATTTTTTGTACACGAAACCGGCAAAAGAGCCACCAAAGCACAGGAATCCAATGAAAACGCTGCTCATCGTCACAATCATCGCACCATTAGACATGAGAAACAGTCGCCCTTTCTTCACCACGTACCCCACGTGTCTGTCCGTTCGGGTACGTAACCATCATCACACCGACAAGAAACCATCGGATCACGACCACCACATCAAGCATCTCATGTGGCACTCCCAGATTATCCTCACCCAGCATGTGCCACATGGCAATCAGCCACAACACCACCTCCACAATGCCGTAGACCCACACCAACCGCCATGGCGGACGCGGAATGGCAGCATAGGCCAGCACAAGGCAGGGGAGTAGCCATAGAGAATACTGCGGACTCCACACCTTATTCACCAGCAAAAAAGACCCCATGACCAGGAAATTCAGGGATTCAATCGACGGCATACTTTCTGCAGACACCACATGCTTGCCCAGCAGTAGACAACCACCGAGGAAAAGCGCAATGCTGACGATGTTGAGCACCAGCGGCGATGAGTAGCCGTCCCACCCCGACAGCCATTGCATGCGGCCAATGACTGCATAAATGCTGGTCCACTCCGCCGTTCGCGTGCTGATGAGCTCGTAGAATCGCAGCCAGTCCTGCGGCATCATCACAATGAATGGCAGATTCACCACCGTCCACGTCACGATCATGCTGGACGCGACCACCACAAAATCATGAAGGCGCTCGCGGCACCGCAACCCCAAAATCAGCAGCGGAAACAGCAAAATGATAGGCCACAGTTTCAGCGCGACCCCCACGCCGAGCAGCACTCCAGCGAGACGCAATCTTCGGTGCTGTAGCGCCCACATCATGCCTATCGACGCCGCAATGGCCGGGGTATCAACGTTGGTGAAGGCATGTACCGCGACGAGGGGAGAAGCGGCCATCATCACGCCTGCCACCCAGACCTGTTCACGGCGGCCGTCACCAACCATGCCTGCGACAATATCCATGACCAGTCGCACGCACGCCACCCACATGGTTGCAAGAAGCGCAGCCGTCAGGATGAAAAACAACCCCGACTCTGGCAACAGCGGTCCCGGCAGATGCGAGACGGCAGGGTAGAAGGAGTGCGTCAACGCGCTCAGCCCCCACAGAAGCAACGCGGATAATGCGGGCATGTTCAGGTAGTGAGAGAGTCCACCGTCGCCAGCATAGAGCGGCACAATGTCGGTGTAGCAGGCCGACACAAACTGTCGATGCCCAGACCAGTTGAGCTGAACAACGCCACCATTACCGGCAACCCCCTGAATGCACTGCGCCTTAGTGAGAAAGCCACAGGCCAAAAACACAAGGGTCGTTGTAAAAATCATCTGCGGCGGCGACCACCAGCTGCGCGCACGGATCACAGCAAACCGCCCACGCGGCCCACCAATACAAGCGGTGAGCTCGCGGACGGCGGCGGGGTAGCGCACGGCGTCGATACGCGGCGGCATTTACGGCTGCAGCTGCTGTTGGAGTTGCTGCTGTTGCTGCTGTAGCTGTTGTTGTTGCTGCTGCTGCGGCTGGAACTGCTGATTGTTGGGAACAACTGGTGCCGGCATGTCCGGCGGATTCAGCAGATCACCTGGGATAACAATGCCTGGGGCAAGCACGATATCCCCATTCTGATTTCCCTGGTTATTAGAGTCCGGGTAGGGGGACTGCTGAGTCGAGGGGGTTGGTGCCTGACTCGTCTGGGGAGTCTGCGGGTAGTTGGTGGACGGGGAGGTGTTGTACCCCAAACCACTCGCCTGTGGGAAGGTCTCATTGGGGGCATTCACCAACGCCTTATCCATGGTGGACTTCCAAATATCTGCAGGCAGACCAGAACCGTACATGCTGCCGCCGGAGGCGTTGTAAAGCGCAGAGTTGTCGTCATTACCAACCCACACGGCCGTGGCCAATTGCGGGGTAGCGCCGATCATCCAGGCGTCCTTGTTTGTTCCAGTATCCCCAAGCTGGGTCGTACCCGTCTTCGCCGCAGACACACGGCCACCCGCAAGGCCGTGGCCATTGGAATACGCAGCAATGGGCTGCATGGCTGCAATAACGTTGTTGGCAACAGCGGAATCGACGCGGCGTTCGCCTTCACCAGCATCATGTTCGTATAGCACCTGACCAGTGGAGGTTTCCACCTTGTTCACAAAGTGGGGCTTGTGCCACACGCCTTCGTTGGCGAGGGTGGCCAAGCCAACAGCCATGTCAAGGGGGCGGGATTGGTATTGACCAAGGATGATGCCGTCGAAAGGCGGCTGGCCATTTTCCGTCAGTGTCTGGGGAATACCTGGCAGGGATTCCGCAACACCCAGCGCATGCGCCATATCAGCAACATCCTGTGGTCCATGCTCCAAATCCCGTGACAAACGGATAAAGCTGGTGTTGAGCGACAATTTC from the Corynebacterium durum genome contains:
- a CDS encoding glycosyltransferase 87 family protein; this encodes MPPRIDAVRYPAAVRELTACIGGPRGRFAVIRARSWWSPPQMIFTTTLVFLACGFLTKAQCIQGVAGNGGVVQLNWSGHRQFVSACYTDIVPLYAGDGGLSHYLNMPALSALLLWGLSALTHSFYPAVSHLPGPLLPESGLFFILTAALLATMWVACVRLVMDIVAGMVGDGRREQVWVAGVMMAASPLVAVHAFTNVDTPAIAASIGMMWALQHRRLRLAGVLLGVGVALKLWPIILLFPLLILGLRCRERLHDFVVVASSMIVTWTVVNLPFIVMMPQDWLRFYELISTRTAEWTSIYAVIGRMQWLSGWDGYSSPLVLNIVSIALFLGGCLLLGKHVVSAESMPSIESLNFLVMGSFLLVNKVWSPQYSLWLLPCLVLAYAAIPRPPWRLVWVYGIVEVVLWLIAMWHMLGEDNLGVPHEMLDVVVVIRWFLVGVMMVTYPNGQTRGVRGEERATVSHV